The Glandiceps talaboti chromosome 9, keGlaTala1.1, whole genome shotgun sequence genome window below encodes:
- the LOC144439791 gene encoding monocarboxylate transporter 9-like, translating to MSETQNEDEVSMQENGSKEQRSPLRQMIKLCDCGLFSKYPLMAVVAFSMFFGLGIGFMGAPAYMVARAKSINLGSEGNIALVMSIFGVAGIVGRLSPPAILHFTPTTMTSTRLFGLAQILGGITNILSSFADSYPTYCVYAAILGLITGVFNTMISQTMKDVIGPSNLTAGLSVTSPWISLAGLIGPPLAGWIYDQTQDYNNSFYFYGSSMLFSGFAFLLFDRIYYLYQEKVVRVSDVKYKVGGET from the exons ATGAGTGAAACACAAAATGAGGATGAAGTATCAATGCAGGAAAATGGATCTAAAGAACAAAGATCACCCTTACGACAGATGATCAAATTATGTGACTGTGGTCTGTTTTCCAAGTACCCACTAATGGCCGTAGTGgcgttttcaatgttttttggTTTGGGGATTGGGTTCATGGGTGCACCAGCTTACATGGTTGCTCGTGCTAAGTCTATCAACCTTGGTTCTGAAGGTAACATTGCCTTAGTCATGTCCATATTTGGAGTGGCTGGTATAGTAGGCAGACTTTCTCCACCTGCTATATTACATTTCACACCTACTACCATGACCAGTACAAGGTTGTTTGGGTTGGCACAGATCCTAGGTGGAATAACCAATATTCTCAGTTCCTTTGCTGACTCATATCCAACTTATTGTGTGTACGCCGCTATACTGGGACTAATCACTGGAGTTTTCAACACAATGATATCACAGACCATGAAAGATGTAATTGGTCCTTCAAACTTGACAGCAGGTTTATCTGTAACCTCTCCTTGGATCAGTCTTGCAGGATTAATTGGGCCACCATTGGCAG GATGGATATATGATCAAACCCAGGATTACAACAATTCATTCTACTTTTACGGTTCCAGTATGTTGTTTTCTGGCTTTGCTTTTCTCTTATTTGACCGAATTTATTACCTATACCAGGAGAAAGTGGTTAGAGTGAGCGACGTAAAGTACAAGGTCGGTGGGGAAACATAG